Sequence from the Pedobacter sp. D749 genome:
ATAGAATGGAGAATTCTGTTGAGACGGTAGAAAGCCTCATTGAAGGACAAATGGAGATCACCACAGAGATTTCTCTAAAACTTTCGAAAGTCCTTGGTTCATCTGTTGACTTTTGGATGCGACGGGAATTTCAGTACCGCGAAGATTTGATTCGACTGAAAAAAGTCGCTGAAACGGCTTGGTTGAAATTGCTTCCGATAGCAGACATGGTTAAATTTGGATGGATTCAACAGCATGTTTCAAAGAGTATTCCTGCACTTCTGGAGTATTTCGGGGTTGGATCGATTACTGAGTGGCAAATTAAATACGAAGCTGAAATGGCTCAAGTGTCATTCAGGACCTCATCCGCCTTCAAACAACAACCTGCGGCGGTAGCTGCATGGCTTAGGCAGGGAGAAATTCAGAGTAATCCCATCAAGTGCGTACCTTGGAGTTCAGAACTGTTCATGTCATCTCTTGTCGAAATCAAAAAACTTACAAAAATTAAAGACCCGGTTGAATTTCTCCCTAAACTCGCGAAAATCTGTGCCAATTCTGGTGTAGCAATCGCAATAGCCAAAACGCCTAGTGGATGTCAGGCCAGTGGGGTGACTAAATTCCTTACTAAGGATCGGGCACTGATCATGCTTAGTTTTAGGTACCTAACCGATGACCATTTTTGGTTTACCTTTTTCCACGAAGCGGCGCACCTACTTCTTCATGGCAACAGATCTGTTTTTGTTGAAGAGATCGGCAAAAACAGAATGATTAGCAATGAAGAAAAGGAAGCAAATGAATTTGCTGCAGAGACATTAATCCCATCAGAAAAAAGGCCGCAGATGATGAAGTTATCTGTTACCAATAAAAAGTCGATTGTTGGTTTTGCCAGTTCTCTGGGGGTGTCGCCAGGTATCGTTATCGGTCAACTTCAGCATCTGGGCAGGATAGAACACAATCGGTACAATTATTATAAGCGTAGGTTTACCTGGGATAATATGCCAACAACAATCAACCCGTAAAATGTATATAGTTGTTTGGGGACTTCTGCCAATTACAAAGGGCGTCCTCAAGCACTTGCATGCCGAAAGGCACGCCAAGAAGTCCTTCCAATTGCCCAAGATCGGTTTCAAGCTTGGTGTTGGAGATTGTTGCATGTGGATTGTTTGCAAATAGAAGTTTAGCTCCTGATACCGGTCCTGTAGCTCCTTTGATATAAATCAGGTCAGGTTCAATATTCAATATTCCCACTTTTCCCATCATTGTAAGGAAGTCAAAAGCACCCATACGGGCAAAGCCGTAAACATGTCTTGAGAAAGCTCTATAAAATGCGTGAAACCTAGTTCTAGCTGTGGCATTTGCCGGTTCCAGTTGCGCAAATTTGAAGATATGACTTTGTTGAGGGCCTATCCAATCCACATAACTATCAATAGTAACCCCCGTACCTGAATATTTCAGGCTCGCATATTTTCTGTGGTTGCCAAAGTTGCCACGTGCCTTCAGTTGGATTTGATTTGCAGCTACCCAATGACCCAGTAGTTGTGGAGCCGCCGAAACAGTAGCCCAATCCCAAGTGTGAGCACCTAGCCCAGAATAGACCGCCCTCATTAGCCCCCATCCATTTTTTTTATCCTTTCCGAAATGGGTAGCAAGAAATACAAGCCAAGCCGCTTCGTCAATATTTCCATTAACAAGGTAGTAAACAGCAGCATTGAGAGGGTTGAAGCCGCTGAGGTTAGGATTTGTGCAACTTGCATTATGTGCCTTTAAAGCTATGGTTTGAACATATTGAATCCTGCGTATACTATCTTCCAATTGGAGTAGGAAGCAGTCGAATTCAGCCGCATTTTGGATTCCATTTAATGGGGTGTAATTTTGATCGAAATTTTGAAGGTCGGCGCGTAATTTAGCTACAAGCGCTACATTTTTTGGTGGTCTCATAATAATTGTTTTGATTTCTCTGTAATCCACAAACGGATTTGGTACTGAACAGAGGATGTTACCCCGAAACTGCTTTGAATATTGTGATTGAAGCCTAAGATAGTTATTTCGTTATTTAGTTGTATAGTGCCGATACGATGGATTGTTCCTTCGTATGAAAATCCTGCGATATAATTATCGCCTGTCCGTTGCAACTTCCATGTTGGCTGTTCAGTTACACGGTAATCAACATCGGATATCTGAGAAAGTGTATTTACAACAGTCCTCCCATTCAGTACAAGAACTTTTATCCGAGAGGCATTTATCAGTTTTCCCAATATATCCCCATATTGAGAAAGCAGGCTTTTCTTTTGTTTTGTGGACAACATAGCCCACTTGATACCTGTAGCAAAAGGCACTAGATCGAGATGACAGGCTTCGTTAGAAGGAAAATAATAGGAAAGTGAGGTTCCCGATATAAGGAAATCGAGACGTTTGAACCAGTTATCATATGGGTTTCTGGAAAAATAATCTCTGCATTGCTGGGCTATCATTGAAACCTGATCCGGTGTAGTTTCACCCCAGTTTTTCAGGTTTAATGATTTTAAGGTATGAAATCTTCGATTAACACCATTGAGTTCGTTTCCGGAATTATCAGTAAATTCTTTGTCGCTTGGATTCAAGCCTAGCGTAGCTATCCTAGAGATTGCTGGATCACCAAAGGAGGCAATTGGCGCTGCCCACTTTAAAACATCTAAACCATCAATTTCATCTTTCTGTAACCTCCCAATAAGGTCATAAATTTCATTCTCCATCCTTTTGGTTGAGCTTGTTAACTTTTTTTATTCGTGGTGTGATATACACCTTATAGATTGGGTCCATTGTAGCCATAATATCCTTGATCTTATCTTGTGTGTTCTTTGAATAAGAAAGCTTATAGATAAGCAGTAATTTTGCCAAATTTTCCCAATAATCATCAAGCTCCGATGAATCCACCTCGCTTATCTTTCCTGTTCTAATACCAGCTTCGTATTTTAGCAAATCAATTATAGATGGCCATGGGTCACCAACAGGCATTGGTGCCATATTTAAACCCAATTCCTGATAGCCTTCGCCCACAAACTGTGTTGCCTGTTTGACTTGCTCGTCGTAAAGGTGGAGGCTACCTACTGAATGATGGTAGTGTCCCAATTCAATACCAAGCTTCCTTGCCATAATTTCCTGCAACATTGTAAAAGCAAATATATCATGGGGTAGGCCTTTGTAGGCATCATTTGATCTCATTGAAACATACATGTTGAGCTTTTTCGCCCTGATCAAAAACTGTATAGTGCACGTGCACGGAATTTCCTTGTGCTCACCTACAAGGTCCATCGCGTCAAAAAGCTGAATAACTGCCTTACGGGTTAATGGATTTTTTGTAAGCAATTTGGTTATGTTCTCAAATTGATTATATTGGTCCCTCATGTTGAACAGCCGAGGGCCGTATGCCCCATAAAGAGTTTTTCCATCGTCACTATCGTCCTTATAATCTTCGATATAATGCTCGATGAACTTCAATTCATTGCTTCCTGCAAGGTACCATAACAACTCACCCAAGGTGCTAAAAGCTTTCGATTTGATCTCGCTTCTGCTCAATCTTGCTCGGGGATTTGTTAAAGTGAAAGATAGTCCAATGATTTCGCTACTAGTTCCTCTATGGTTATTGTTGTTGAAGGGTCTTTTGAGCAGTTCTTCGAAAACAGCAAGTAGTATATCATCTAATGTTTGGTATTGGTTAAATGCTAGTGATGCCATGGTTTGAGCGTTATAAATGCAAGTTAAGCATTTTTGTAAATGCTTTGGTGGAAATGTCAGAAATGATCACATATTTGTTTGCTAAAATTCTTGTCAATTAAAACCAATAAGCAGCTTTTTTACATGTTGGCAAAATTGAGATAGAATTAAGAGTATCGTTTGTCCGATATTTAAAGTAAAATGGAGATTTATGAAGATTTGTCTCGTCCTAAATTTACTTGTCGTTTTAGAGTTATAACTAGAAGTTTGTCTCTTTTTGTGAGGGAAAGCTTTTGATAATCGACCTCTCAAAATCTCTATCTATTTAGAAGTTTAAAGATTCTTAATGAAAGCAAGAATAAGTGCGTCAGCTAATGCATCAGTAAATGAGGTCTGTGATTGATGTTTTCTTATTTAGATAAAAGAAAATTGGTATATTAGATCAATGAGGATTTAGTGGTTATTAGGTCTAAAACACTTATAACAAAATCCCCTCTAACAAAAAAAGCCCATCTTTCGATGAGCTTTTGATCAGTAGCGGGGAGCAGGATCGAACTGCCGACCTCAGGGTTATGAATCCTGCGCTCTAACCATCTGAGCTACCCCGCCGGGCTTAATATTTACAGAATAATGTAAATATCGATGTGGTTATTTTTAAGAGTTGCAAATATAGAATAAATATACATTTTAATAAAAAGAAATGTGAAAAATACTTTAAAGTGCTATTGCTCAGTAAATTTGATTGTTTTTTGGTAGGCTGTTTTTGTTGTTTTAAGCCTTGAGCGCAATGTTTTTTGGAATAAATAACGCAACGAATTGCTGTAAATCGGCAGGTATGTGCCAAAATTAAATTCATTCCTGGTCTTAGTATGTTATTTAGAATGTTGTTTATGGCAACTGCGGGCGTATTTCAGCAGGCCATTTGAGCTGATAAATTAATGCGTTCAACAAGATTGATTACCCCCTGGTGCTACCAGGTTCTCACCAAAGTAACCCTTACTCTAGCTGATGTTCGTCAATCCTTTACCCTTTAGGTAATAAATGAGGTAACGCCAGGGTAAAGAATAGGTAAGCAAAGGGTAACGCTGGGGTTAACCTGGTATAGAGAAAGGGTAAACAAAAGGTACAGGATGGGTAAAGGAATTTGGTGTGTCCTATACTGAAGCCAATTAATCAGTCCGGAGCCTTATTCGAAGTTACTTAACAGATTTCAATAATTACCGGCCTTTTTTAACCATATAAGACATATAAGGTTCATATAAGTTCAATCGAAAACTTAAATAAACTAATATTCCTTATATGGTGAAAGACCTGTACGCCAGTTTTTTATAGCAGATTTAGTGATATTCTTTATCACCCAGCTCGGCGACTTTTTGCCTTCTATCGGTGTGCTTCGTGGTTAAATAACCATATAAGACATATAAGTTCAATCGAAAACTTAAATGAACTAAATTCCTTATGTGGTGAAAGGACTTTACCCCCGCTTTTTATAACAGATTTAGCGGTATTCTTTATCCCTCCCAACTCTGCGACCTTTGTGCCTTCTCTCGGTGCGCTTTGTGGTTAAGAATATGGAGAATATAAGATAGATGATGGAGCTTTTGGTCAGAAGCCAGTTAACCGATGAAATCAGGCCGGAGTCCAGAGTTGGTAGTCTTGAGTCGATTAACCGATTTAAACAATTTACCGATTAACCTCAATAATCAGTAAAGCAATGGCAAATGAACCACTAAACCTGCACCATGAACCAATAAAAATTATATTGTTGCAGATATAGAATAAATTACCTTTCTTTAGAAAAATAATATTAAAAAATAGTCCGGAAATTATCCTGGTAGTGTACTAAAAATGGCAGAAAAGAAAAAATTTACACTAGAGTACGAAGTTAGATCGTCACCACGCATATTGTATAGTTTTATAAGTGAGCCAAACGGCTTATCGCAATGGTTTGCGGATGATGTAAATTTTCGTGATCAGGTATATACTTTTACCTGGGATGATGAGCAGTTAAAAGCCAAACTGGTTTCCATTAAAGAAAATAAACTGGTTAAATTTAAGTGGCTGGATGATGAACCTCAATGTTATTTTGAGATGGAAATTGTACAGGACGAACTAACCAATGATGTTGCCCTCTCGATCACCGATTTTACTACTGATGAGCTTCTTGCAGAGAAAAAATTAATCTGGGATAACCAGATCGATTATCTGATTAGCGTTTTGGGTGCGTAATATTATCTCCGTATTGTTTACCTTTGCAGGGTGAAAAAAATACATCTTCTATTAATAAAAGCATTTGTGAAGCCATTCATAGCAACATTTTTTGTTATGATGTTTATTCTATTGATGTTTTTTCTGTTTAAATGGATTGATGATTTAATTGGAAAAGGTTTCGAATGGTACACCATTCTGGAGCTGATGTATTATGCTTCGGCTGCCAACGTATCCATGGCGCTGCCACTATCGGTATTACTTTCGTCCATCATGACTTTCGGTACACTGGGCGAAAATTATGAGCTGGTGGCCATTAAATCTGCAGGTATTTCTTTGCAGAAAGCCATGCGCCCACTGTTCGTGGTAATTTTAATGCTCACGGTAGCCTCTTTCTTTTTTGCCAATTACATGCTGCCCAAAGCCAACCTCAAATTTGGCTCATTGCTGTATGATATCAGGAATAAAAAACTTTCATTTTTAATTAAACCAGGGGTCTTTAACAATGCCATTCCGGGTTATGCCATCCGTGTCGATTCGAAGGAGGAAGACGGTACGCTGCACAATATCATGATTTACGATCACCGTGAAAATAATGGTATCCCGAAAGTAATTCTGGCAAGAGAAGGGAAAATGAATAAAACCGCCGATGGTAAGTTTTTGGTGCTTAACCTTAAAAATGGTGTGCAGTACGAGGAGCAGTCTTCGAAAAACGGCATGTACAACCCCCGGCAGATTTTTACAAGGAACCGTTTTAAAGAAACTTCACCGCGTTTTGATATGTCGTCTTTTGATGGCAATACCACCGACCCTAATGCTTTCGGAAACAGTACGCCCATGTTAAACCTGAAAGGGATTGTAAGAAAGCGCGATTCGTTGACGAAACAACTGGATACGATGAAGATGCGTACTATTGCTAACCTCAACAGTAACTTCAAACAGTTTAATGTGGCCAGAGGTTATACAAAGGTAAAAACCGCACCGAAAGAAATTGATGATGTAATATTGAAGAGCATTCCTAACGGATCGCGAAAGCTGGCCCTCGATAATGCAAGCAGTACGGTTGCAAATATTATGCAGCACGTACCCAACTGGGGTCCGCGCCAAACCGATTTAACCGGCGAAATTATTTTTGCCACAGTAGAATACCA
This genomic interval carries:
- a CDS encoding START-like domain-containing protein, coding for MAEKKKFTLEYEVRSSPRILYSFISEPNGLSQWFADDVNFRDQVYTFTWDDEQLKAKLVSIKENKLVKFKWLDDEPQCYFEMEIVQDELTNDVALSITDFTTDELLAEKKLIWDNQIDYLISVLGA
- a CDS encoding LptF/LptG family permease — translated: MKKIHLLLIKAFVKPFIATFFVMMFILLMFFLFKWIDDLIGKGFEWYTILELMYYASAANVSMALPLSVLLSSIMTFGTLGENYELVAIKSAGISLQKAMRPLFVVILMLTVASFFFANYMLPKANLKFGSLLYDIRNKKLSFLIKPGVFNNAIPGYAIRVDSKEEDGTLHNIMIYDHRENNGIPKVILAREGKMNKTADGKFLVLNLKNGVQYEEQSSKNGMYNPRQIFTRNRFKETSPRFDMSSFDGNTTDPNAFGNSTPMLNLKGIVRKRDSLTKQLDTMKMRTIANLNSNFKQFNVARGYTKVKTAPKEIDDVILKSIPNGSRKLALDNASSTVANIMQHVPNWGPRQTDLTGEIIFATVEYQRKFTLAASCILLFFIGAPLGAIIRKGGMGLPVVVAICFFLVYHIITTVAEKSAREGNLNPIFGMWIAVIVLSPLAAFLTYKATVDSALFDVNYYKQLFLKLFKKREK
- a CDS encoding ImmA/IrrE family metallo-endopeptidase — encoded protein: MLNSTSFLPNWTSAPGDTIIDLLNERNISVEAFANRMENSVETVESLIEGQMEITTEISLKLSKVLGSSVDFWMRREFQYREDLIRLKKVAETAWLKLLPIADMVKFGWIQQHVSKSIPALLEYFGVGSITEWQIKYEAEMAQVSFRTSSAFKQQPAAVAAWLRQGEIQSNPIKCVPWSSELFMSSLVEIKKLTKIKDPVEFLPKLAKICANSGVAIAIAKTPSGCQASGVTKFLTKDRALIMLSFRYLTDDHFWFTFFHEAAHLLLHGNRSVFVEEIGKNRMISNEEKEANEFAAETLIPSEKRPQMMKLSVTNKKSIVGFASSLGVSPGIVIGQLQHLGRIEHNRYNYYKRRFTWDNMPTTINP
- a CDS encoding thymidylate synthase; the protein is MASLAFNQYQTLDDILLAVFEELLKRPFNNNNHRGTSSEIIGLSFTLTNPRARLSRSEIKSKAFSTLGELLWYLAGSNELKFIEHYIEDYKDDSDDGKTLYGAYGPRLFNMRDQYNQFENITKLLTKNPLTRKAVIQLFDAMDLVGEHKEIPCTCTIQFLIRAKKLNMYVSMRSNDAYKGLPHDIFAFTMLQEIMARKLGIELGHYHHSVGSLHLYDEQVKQATQFVGEGYQELGLNMAPMPVGDPWPSIIDLLKYEAGIRTGKISEVDSSELDDYWENLAKLLLIYKLSYSKNTQDKIKDIMATMDPIYKVYITPRIKKVNKLNQKDGE